From the genome of Nocardia mangyaensis:
TCGCGGCGGTGTCCGCGCCGATCATGCCGCGATTCGCCGCCAAGTTGGATGCCGCACTGGGCGGACCCGGTCTCCGGGACTGGCCGAACACCATCGAGCCGGTGCCTGCCGGTAGTCCGATCGCCCTGTCCGAAGCGGTGTTCTTTCGCCCGTCCCGCGATGCCGCCGCGGTCCCGGTCGCCGATGCGGTGTCGTCGTGATCAACGCCATCATCGCCACTCCACCCGCCGGTGGGAGCATTCATATCGCGACATCGACTGCGCGGCAGAGTATCTCACTGCGAGAGCTGTACGAGCGCGCGGGCCGGGTGGCGGCATACCTGCGCGCCCTCGGAATTCGTCCCGGTGATCGCATCGGAATACTGTCCTCGAACCGGCTGGAGTGGGTGCTGCTCGACCTCGCAGCCCTGCGGCTCGAGGTCGAGACAGCTGGACTGGAACCTGGAAAATTCGAGCCGACCAGCGAGTTGCTCACTCGGTACGACCTGAAGGTGCTCTTCACCGACACACCCGTCGATCTGCCCGGAATTCTGGCTATCGGCGACATCGAAAACCATTCGGACAGTGCGCGATCAGAAGTACTTCCGCTCGTCAGCTATGCGCCCGAGGGCATTACAACCATCAAGTTCACCTCCGGCAGCACCGGAATGCCCAAGGGACTCGCCGCGACAGCGGGCAGTATCGACAGCTCCGTGACGGCGATCCAGCAGATGTTCGGACATGGTCCCGGCGACAATCTGCTGGTCTTCCTCCCACTGTCGTTGCTGCAGCAGCGCTACTGGATCTACTCGGCTCTGGCCTACGGACACGATGTCACCCTCTGCACCTACACATCGGTCTTCGCCGTCATGGCATCGGTACGGCCGACGGTCGTCATGGGCGTTCCCGCCTTCTTCGAGGCAGCGCGCCGCGAGATCGAACAATCGGCCGCCGAGATCGAGACCGACGGTGCGAACGAGGCGCTGCGAGCGGCGGCGAACGAAATGTTCGGCGGGCGCATTCGATACCTCTGGACGGGCTCCGCTCCGGCCGGTCGGGCGCTGCTGGACTTCTTCGCCTCGGTGGGACTTGCGATCTTCGAGGGATACGGCCTCAACGAAACCTGCATCGTGGCGAAGAACTCTCCCGGTGCCGCACGGGTTGGCAGCGTCGGCCGGGTCTTGCGCGGAAAGACGGTGCTCATCGACGAGGAGGGAGTCGTTCGGGTCCGCAGCGAGTATCCGGTCAGCCATCGGTACCTGTACGCCGAGCCCGGTGCCTCGGAGCGGGTGTTCTGCGGCGACAACACCGTGATCACCCGGGACGTCGGCTATCTGGACAGCGACGGATACCTGTACATCCTCGGGCGGGCCGACGACACGATCGTGCTCGACAACGGCCGCAAGATCATTGTCAGAGCCATCGAAGAGCGCCTCACCGGTGCCGGAACGACGATCATCGAGTGCGTCGTATTCTGCCGTGCGCAAACCGAATTGGTGGCGGTCGCGTCTTCGGACCGCTTTCCGGCGGAT
Proteins encoded in this window:
- a CDS encoding AMP-binding protein, producing the protein MINAIIATPPAGGSIHIATSTARQSISLRELYERAGRVAAYLRALGIRPGDRIGILSSNRLEWVLLDLAALRLEVETAGLEPGKFEPTSELLTRYDLKVLFTDTPVDLPGILAIGDIENHSDSARSEVLPLVSYAPEGITTIKFTSGSTGMPKGLAATAGSIDSSVTAIQQMFGHGPGDNLLVFLPLSLLQQRYWIYSALAYGHDVTLCTYTSVFAVMASVRPTVVMGVPAFFEAARREIEQSAAEIETDGANEALRAAANEMFGGRIRYLWTGSAPAGRALLDFFASVGLAIFEGYGLNETCIVAKNSPGAARVGSVGRVLRGKTVLIDEEGVVRVRSEYPVSHRYLYAEPGASERVFCGDNTVITRDVGYLDSDGYLYILGRADDTIVLDNGRKIIVRAIEERLTGAGTTIIECVVFCRAQTELVAVASSDRFPADRDAVAAQLAVANLNAHRDERISRIVLTDEPFSIGNGLLTSQYKPRRQRIYARFETALTNPEEGIHAR